The Candidatus Atribacteria bacterium ADurb.Bin276 genome window below encodes:
- the recD2_2 gene encoding ATP-dependent RecD-like DNA helicase yields the protein MEIQGQVERITFHNEENGYTIARMKVSGNRELITIVGNLLSITPGEILKLQGEWKNHPKYGEQFLIQSYESVVPASVKGVEKYLGSGLIKGIGPVMAKRLVNKFGIETLEIIEKDIQKLQEVEGIGTKRIAMIKKAWDEQKDIRNVMIFLQEHGVSPSYAVKIYKQYGQNSIKTVQENPYRLATDIFGIGFITADRIAQKLGHPKDAPARIEAGILYTLNKFAENGHVYVPTSALLSKCHEILDVEENEAKKALSNLSGQDSVFIEEISDHEEGVYLTPFHIAETGIVDRLKALIEFPKTIPLFGLGKTHQIVSKELGINLDESQQQALHAALSEKVLVITGGPGTGKTTLIKAIICLYKKLGYQILLAAPTGRAAKRMTEATGFEAKTLHRLLEYSPKDNQFKKNHENPLNADVLIIDETSMIDTILMYHFLKAIPPNATLILVGDVDQLPSVGAGNLLRDLIESEVIPTMRLTKIFRQAQDSLIILNAHRINHGQFPLLDFSPGKPQDFYFFPCDEPEKALQTILDLCCHRIPKTFGFHPLENIQVLSPMHRGLIGAANLNVELQKSLNPSSKVEINRGGNIFRIGDKVMQIRNNYDKDIYNGDIGKITKIDREIQEVAINFDGKEVNYEFSELDEIVLSYAISIHKSQGSEYPAIVIPLLTQHYMMLQRNLLYTAITRGKKLVVLVGSKKAIAIAVRNNQPLKRYTRLKIRLQDSFNSNK from the coding sequence GTGGAAATTCAAGGACAAGTTGAAAGAATAACATTTCATAACGAAGAAAATGGCTATACCATAGCCCGAATGAAAGTTTCTGGAAACCGGGAACTCATTACTATTGTTGGTAATTTATTATCCATAACTCCTGGAGAGATTTTAAAGCTTCAAGGAGAATGGAAAAATCATCCAAAATATGGCGAACAATTCCTGATTCAATCTTATGAATCGGTTGTCCCGGCATCAGTAAAAGGTGTAGAAAAATATTTAGGTTCCGGTCTCATTAAGGGCATTGGTCCAGTCATGGCGAAGAGGCTGGTTAATAAGTTTGGAATCGAAACATTGGAAATCATCGAAAAGGATATTCAAAAATTGCAAGAAGTTGAAGGCATTGGAACCAAGCGAATAGCAATGATCAAAAAAGCTTGGGATGAGCAAAAGGATATCCGAAACGTGATGATTTTTCTCCAAGAACATGGAGTAAGTCCTTCTTATGCAGTAAAAATATATAAACAATATGGACAGAACTCGATTAAAACCGTTCAAGAGAATCCCTATCGATTAGCAACTGATATTTTCGGAATCGGCTTTATCACTGCTGATCGAATTGCACAAAAATTAGGTCACCCTAAGGACGCTCCGGCACGAATTGAAGCTGGTATACTTTACACTCTTAACAAATTTGCTGAAAATGGTCATGTTTACGTTCCAACCTCGGCTCTCTTATCAAAATGTCATGAAATCCTTGATGTCGAGGAAAATGAAGCCAAAAAAGCCCTTTCAAACTTATCTGGCCAAGATTCGGTATTTATTGAAGAAATATCCGATCATGAAGAGGGAGTCTATCTTACTCCATTCCATATTGCTGAAACCGGAATCGTAGACAGGTTAAAAGCACTCATTGAGTTTCCCAAAACTATTCCGTTGTTTGGGTTGGGGAAAACCCACCAAATTGTATCTAAAGAATTAGGTATTAACTTAGATGAAAGTCAACAGCAGGCTTTACACGCTGCACTATCTGAAAAAGTATTGGTCATAACTGGAGGACCGGGTACTGGAAAAACCACTCTGATTAAAGCCATAATTTGCCTGTATAAAAAATTGGGTTATCAAATACTTTTAGCTGCGCCTACCGGTCGAGCAGCCAAGCGAATGACTGAAGCAACTGGATTTGAAGCTAAAACTCTTCATCGGCTATTGGAGTATTCTCCTAAAGATAACCAGTTTAAGAAAAATCATGAAAATCCTTTGAATGCTGATGTACTTATTATTGATGAAACCTCGATGATCGATACGATTTTAATGTATCATTTTCTCAAAGCTATCCCTCCAAATGCCACTCTCATTTTAGTTGGAGATGTTGACCAACTTCCTTCAGTAGGGGCTGGGAATTTACTTCGTGATTTGATTGAATCTGAAGTGATCCCTACCATGCGACTCACAAAAATTTTTCGACAAGCGCAAGATAGTTTAATTATTTTGAATGCTCACCGCATTAATCATGGTCAATTCCCCCTCCTTGACTTTTCACCTGGTAAACCTCAGGACTTCTACTTCTTCCCTTGCGATGAACCAGAAAAGGCTTTGCAAACTATTCTGGATCTCTGTTGTCACCGAATCCCAAAAACTTTTGGATTCCATCCCTTAGAGAATATTCAAGTTCTTTCGCCTATGCACCGTGGTTTAATAGGGGCAGCCAACCTCAATGTCGAATTACAAAAAAGTCTTAATCCCTCCTCCAAAGTCGAAATCAACCGCGGTGGAAACATTTTTCGAATAGGGGACAAGGTCATGCAAATTCGAAATAATTACGATAAAGATATATATAATGGGGATATTGGTAAAATAACTAAAATCGATCGTGAAATTCAAGAAGTGGCCATAAATTTCGATGGAAAAGAAGTAAATTACGAATTTTCCGAACTTGATGAAATTGTTCTCTCCTATGCAATTTCCATTCATAAGTCTCAAGGGAGCGAATATCCAGCTATTGTTATTCCATTACTTACCCAGCATTACATGATGTTACAAAGGAATCTTCTCTATACGGCAATAACTCGTGGCAAAAAATTGGTGGTTTTAGTGGGCAGTAAAAAAGCAATTGCAATTGCAGTTCGTAATAACCAACCACTCAAGAGATATACCCGATTAAAAATCCGACTTCAAGATTCTTTTAACTCAAACAAATAA
- the bcp gene encoding putative peroxiredoxin bcp, with protein MKEKLVFPDFHLKGYVPETQREEDFSLNSFSGKWVIFYFYPRDATPGCTKEAIAFTEKLEEIRSKGVEVVGVSTQSVESHQKFAKKYNLKHILLSDDESLSKNLGILGVTGTAARTTFLVDPQGFIVKDWKKVKVAQHVEEVLEAIDEQCNC; from the coding sequence ATGAAAGAAAAACTTGTATTCCCTGATTTTCACCTCAAAGGGTATGTTCCAGAAACCCAAAGAGAAGAAGATTTTTCTTTGAATAGCTTTAGTGGAAAATGGGTAATATTTTACTTTTATCCTCGAGATGCAACCCCAGGTTGTACCAAAGAGGCAATTGCTTTTACTGAAAAGTTAGAAGAAATTCGTTCCAAAGGAGTAGAAGTAGTTGGTGTGAGCACTCAATCGGTGGAGAGTCATCAAAAATTTGCCAAAAAATATAATTTGAAGCACATCCTTTTAAGTGATGATGAGAGCTTATCAAAAAACCTTGGTATTCTTGGGGTAACTGGTACAGCAGCGCGGACGACCTTTTTAGTTGATCCTCAGGGATTTATTGTTAAAGATTGGAAAAAAGTAAAAGTTGCCCAACATGTTGAAGAGGTTCTGGAAGCGATCGATGAACAATGCAATTGTTAA